A region from the Methylocella sp. genome encodes:
- a CDS encoding asparaginase, giving the protein MTSSRRPRLIFLSTGGTIAMAASSSDGAVLRFGAGDLVGAVPQLKDLADIEARDVLAKPSAGFTLADIALIAKAAVEAALSFDGVVITHGTDTLEETAFALSVLTQTDAPIVLTAAMRRPDQPGADGPANVLAAARVAASESARGKGPLVVIDDEIHAGALVRKTHSFRIHAFSSLPFGPIGYVAEDRVRFALALAARPPQLRYGGRAAVVPIIEAGPGLEPQTIAALAAGGVDGLVLSLPGAGHVAAEAVPVLEKLAARMPVVFATRTGAGETLRASYGFPGGEIDLIARGLIPAQMLDPRKARIAVLLLLSDGADLAQIRAMFDRF; this is encoded by the coding sequence ATGACATCTTCGCGGCGCCCTCGCCTGATCTTTTTGTCGACAGGCGGCACCATAGCGATGGCCGCGTCATCCTCGGATGGCGCTGTGCTTCGCTTTGGCGCTGGGGATCTTGTCGGCGCCGTCCCGCAGCTCAAAGACCTCGCCGACATCGAAGCGCGCGACGTGTTAGCGAAGCCGAGCGCTGGCTTCACGCTCGCCGACATCGCCTTGATCGCCAAGGCCGCAGTTGAGGCCGCGCTATCCTTTGATGGAGTGGTCATCACGCATGGAACGGATACGCTCGAGGAAACCGCCTTCGCGCTATCCGTGCTGACCCAAACCGACGCTCCGATCGTCTTGACGGCCGCCATGCGCCGGCCGGATCAACCGGGCGCTGATGGTCCGGCCAATGTTTTGGCCGCCGCGCGGGTCGCCGCCTCGGAATCGGCGCGCGGCAAGGGCCCGCTTGTCGTGATCGATGATGAAATCCATGCGGGCGCGCTGGTTAGAAAGACGCATAGCTTCCGCATTCATGCGTTCTCGTCTCTCCCGTTCGGGCCGATCGGCTATGTCGCGGAAGATCGCGTCCGTTTTGCGTTGGCGCTCGCCGCGCGTCCGCCGCAGTTGCGTTACGGCGGACGCGCGGCGGTCGTCCCGATCATCGAGGCGGGCCCAGGCCTGGAGCCGCAGACAATCGCCGCTTTGGCGGCGGGCGGCGTTGATGGCCTGGTGTTGAGCCTTCCTGGGGCCGGGCATGTCGCAGCCGAAGCGGTTCCAGTCCTCGAGAAACTTGCGGCGCGGATGCCGGTTGTTTTCGCAACTCGCACAGGCGCCGGCGAAACGCTTCGCGCCTCCTATGGCTTTCCCGGCGGCGAGATCGATTTGATCGCGCGCGGTCTTATCCCGGCGCAAATGCTCGATCCCCGCAAGGCGCGGATCGCGGTGCTGCTGCTGCTGTCGGATGGCGCCGATCTCGCGCAGATCCGCGCCATGTTTGATCGCTTCTAA
- the rpsP gene encoding 30S ribosomal protein S16, producing MPLKIRLARGGAKKRPFYRVVVADSRMPRDGRFIERLGVFDPLKAKDSAERLVLDQDKAKAWIAKGAQPTDRVARLLDGLGVLTREARNNPKRALPKKKAQERATATAAAAEKAAAAAAADAPAN from the coding sequence ATGCCCTTGAAAATTCGTCTGGCGCGCGGCGGCGCGAAGAAGCGCCCGTTTTATCGCGTTGTGGTCGCCGATTCGCGCATGCCGCGCGATGGCCGCTTCATCGAGCGTCTCGGCGTTTTTGACCCGTTGAAGGCCAAGGATTCCGCTGAACGGCTTGTGCTCGATCAGGACAAGGCGAAGGCCTGGATCGCCAAGGGCGCACAGCCGACCGATCGCGTCGCGCGGTTGCTTGACGGTCTCGGCGTTCTGACGCGCGAGGCGCGCAACAATCCGAAGAGGGCTCTGCCGAAGAAGAAGGCGCAGGAGCGCGCCACTGCAACCGCCGCCGCCGCCGAAAAAGCCGCCGCCGCGGCGGCTGCAGACGCCCCCGCAAACTGA
- a CDS encoding IS5 family transposase (programmed frameshift) produces MNRDQFWLTDAQFAKIAPHLPTDTRGKAGVDDRRVVSGIIHVLKSGGRWIDAPLEYGPKKTLYNRYVRWAAKGVWIDLFHALAQAGGPPAQVLIDSSAVKAHRSASGGKGGRRNQAIGRSRGGRTTKIHALTDADCRPLSFMLTGGQIADCSAGAELIARLPPCEILHGDKGYDANAIRRQVEERGAMPNIPPKANRRWKNCFSPFLYRNRNAIERMFCRLKDFRRVATRYDRNAINFLATVCIAATVCYWL; encoded by the exons ATGAATCGGGATCAATTCTGGCTGACGGACGCGCAGTTCGCGAAGATCGCGCCGCATCTTCCCACGGACACGCGCGGCAAGGCGGGCGTCGATGATCGCCGGGTGGTCAGCGGGATCATTCATGTGCTGAAATCTGGCGGACGCTGGATTGACGCGCCGCTGGAGTACGGGCCAAAGAAGACTCTCTACAATCGCTACGTTCGCTGGGCTGCTAAGGGCGTTTGGATCGATCTGTTCCACGCGCTTGCGCAAGCAGGCGGGCCGCCGGCGCAGGTCCTCATCGACTCCTCGGCGGTCAAGGCGCATCGCTCGGCCAGTGGCGGCAAAGGGGGGAGAAGAA ATCAGGCCATCGGCCGTTCGCGCGGCGGGCGCACAACCAAAATCCACGCATTGACCGATGCGGACTGCCGCCCGCTGTCTTTCATGCTCACCGGCGGCCAAATCGCCGATTGCTCGGCGGGCGCGGAGCTTATCGCGCGACTTCCTCCTTGCGAAATCCTCCATGGCGACAAGGGCTACGACGCAAATGCGATCCGTCGGCAGGTCGAGGAGCGCGGAGCTATGCCGAATATCCCGCCCAAGGCCAATCGCAGGTGGAAGAACTGCTTCTCGCCCTTCCTCTATCGAAACCGCAACGCCATCGAACGCATGTTCTGCCGCCTGAAAGACTTCAGGCGCGTGGCTACCCGCTACGACCGAAACGCCATAAACTTCCTCGCCACAGTCTGCATCGCCGCTACCGTTTGCTACTGGTTGTGA
- a CDS encoding GTP-binding protein — protein MTSSSQNPRLPVTVISGFLGAGKTTLLNHVLNNREGRKVAVIVNDMSEVNIDADLLREGGADLSRTDEKLVEMSNGCICCTLRDDLLLEVRRLADEGRFDYLLIESTGVSEPLPVAATFDFRDEEGQSLSDIARLDALVTVVDAINLLKDYSSHDLLRDRGETAGDNDGRTLADLLVEQIEFADIVVINKAAEVAPDQLEEVRRVVRGLNADAKIVETAFGKAPLDAILNTGLYSEERAQSHPLWHKELYDFANHTPETEEYGVRSFVYRARRPFHPAKLHALLNAGFKGVFRAKGHFWIATRPAWLAELSIAGRIVRTEGLGRWWAAAPKERWPTDEDSVARMRQNWTPTWGDRRQELVFIGGAEMDQAAIQSALDDCLHGSVTTGLAKSHAWLDDPFPVWGQAAE, from the coding sequence ATGACATCCAGTTCGCAGAACCCCCGCCTTCCGGTCACAGTGATTTCAGGCTTCCTTGGAGCGGGCAAGACGACGCTTCTCAATCACGTCCTCAACAATCGCGAAGGCCGGAAAGTCGCGGTCATCGTGAACGATATGTCGGAGGTCAATATCGACGCGGACCTCCTTCGCGAAGGCGGCGCCGACCTCTCCCGCACCGACGAAAAACTGGTGGAGATGAGCAATGGCTGCATTTGCTGCACCTTGCGGGACGATCTTCTCCTTGAGGTCCGCCGCCTCGCGGATGAGGGCCGGTTCGACTACCTTCTGATCGAGAGCACGGGCGTTTCGGAACCGCTGCCGGTGGCGGCCACCTTCGACTTTCGCGATGAAGAAGGCCAATCATTGAGCGACATCGCGCGGCTAGACGCCCTGGTCACCGTCGTCGACGCCATCAACCTCCTAAAAGACTACAGCTCCCACGATCTCCTGCGCGATCGGGGCGAGACGGCCGGAGATAATGATGGTCGCACGCTCGCTGACCTTCTCGTGGAGCAAATTGAGTTCGCAGATATCGTGGTCATCAATAAGGCGGCAGAGGTCGCTCCAGATCAGCTCGAAGAGGTGCGACGGGTCGTGCGCGGTCTCAACGCCGATGCGAAGATCGTCGAAACCGCGTTTGGCAAGGCGCCTCTCGACGCCATACTGAATACGGGCCTTTACAGTGAAGAGCGAGCGCAGTCGCATCCGCTCTGGCACAAGGAGCTTTACGACTTCGCCAATCACACGCCGGAGACGGAGGAATATGGGGTCCGCTCGTTCGTCTACCGCGCGCGCCGGCCGTTCCACCCGGCAAAGCTGCACGCCTTGCTGAATGCCGGATTTAAGGGCGTATTCCGCGCCAAAGGGCATTTCTGGATCGCCACGCGGCCGGCATGGCTCGCAGAGCTTTCGATCGCTGGAAGAATCGTCAGGACCGAAGGCCTCGGTCGCTGGTGGGCGGCGGCGCCGAAGGAGCGTTGGCCGACCGACGAGGATTCCGTCGCGCGCATGCGCCAGAACTGGACGCCAACATGGGGCGATCGGCGTCAGGAGCTCGTCTTCATTGGCGGAGCTGAGATGGACCAAGCGGCGATTCAATCCGCTCTTGATGACTGCCTTCATGGCAGCGTAACCACGGGCCTCGCCAAATCCCATGCGTGGCTGGACGATCCTTTTCCGGTTTGGGGACAAGCGGCCGAGTGA
- a CDS encoding nucleotide-binding protein gives MCDAVERIKPRIADLEAFDPSSLTRHDDPRVIALEKAIEETLQRAFGADTIEFDRYARAASLRPRIGVTVLSLSAGKGRPPSGELQREFSEAKEKSIALLGQAVKGLQEEIVRKGSSSLPPVLATPQKETAGRQVFIVHGHNGEAREAVSSFLRKIDFTPVILHEQSNRGRTVIEKFEAHADVAFAVVLLTPDDIGGPKDGALLPRARQNVILELGYFIGKLGRKNVCAIKHGDVELPSDIFGVVWTPFDAYGAWTMALAKELKAAGHAIDWDKVVGP, from the coding sequence ATGTGCGACGCCGTCGAACGCATCAAACCTAGAATTGCAGACTTGGAGGCATTTGATCCAAGTTCACTCACCCGGCATGACGATCCTCGCGTGATTGCGCTTGAGAAAGCCATCGAAGAAACTTTGCAACGGGCTTTCGGGGCGGATACAATCGAATTTGACCGGTATGCGCGCGCCGCGAGCTTGCGCCCACGAATTGGTGTTACTGTCCTGTCTCTTAGCGCTGGCAAGGGACGGCCGCCATCGGGCGAACTGCAGCGCGAATTTTCAGAGGCCAAAGAGAAGTCAATTGCGCTGCTTGGCCAAGCTGTAAAAGGGCTTCAGGAGGAGATCGTTCGGAAGGGCTCTTCATCCCTGCCGCCCGTTCTTGCAACTCCCCAAAAAGAAACGGCTGGGCGCCAGGTATTTATTGTCCATGGCCACAACGGCGAGGCTCGCGAAGCAGTCTCAAGCTTTTTGCGGAAGATAGACTTCACGCCCGTAATTCTTCACGAACAGTCTAACCGGGGCCGTACGGTTATTGAGAAATTCGAGGCTCATGCGGATGTCGCCTTTGCTGTCGTCCTCTTAACACCCGATGACATCGGCGGTCCGAAGGATGGCGCGCTGCTTCCGCGCGCGCGTCAAAACGTTATTCTTGAGCTTGGCTACTTCATCGGAAAACTCGGGCGAAAGAACGTATGCGCCATTAAGCACGGCGACGTTGAGCTGCCTTCCGACATTTTCGGCGTCGTGTGGACGCCGTTCGACGCGTATGGTGCCTGGACAATGGCCTTGGCTAAGGAGCTGAAGGCTGCGGGCCATGCTATCGATTGGGACAAGGTAGTGGGTCCCTGA
- a CDS encoding SDR family NAD(P)-dependent oxidoreductase translates to MGLGPSMTLKGKRIVILGGTSGLGFATAEAAAREGASVVIALGKKERVSRALSALPKGSDGHVVDVTNEDQVSGFFDRVGDFDHLVYTAGDPLLLGEFSTTSIADARRAFDVRFWGALTAAIMARPISGREVRSY, encoded by the coding sequence ATGGGTCTGGGCCCTAGTATGACTTTAAAAGGTAAGCGGATCGTGATCCTTGGGGGCACGTCCGGCCTCGGTTTCGCGACGGCGGAAGCAGCGGCGCGCGAAGGCGCCAGCGTGGTTATCGCATTGGGCAAGAAGGAACGCGTCTCACGCGCTCTGAGCGCGCTGCCGAAAGGCTCGGACGGCCACGTGGTGGATGTCACGAATGAAGATCAGGTGAGCGGCTTCTTTGATCGCGTCGGCGATTTTGACCACCTCGTGTATACCGCCGGCGATCCATTGCTGCTCGGCGAATTCTCAACAACAAGCATCGCCGATGCGCGCCGCGCGTTCGACGTGCGTTTCTGGGGGGCGCTGACGGCTGCGATTATGGCGCGCCCCATATCCGGACGGGAGGTTCGATCGTACTGA
- the ffh gene encoding signal recognition particle protein has translation MFEGLSEKLSGIFDTLTRRGALSEEDVNVALREVRRALLEADVALDVVRSFVDTVRSRAVGANVIKSVTPGQMVIKIVNDVLIETLGHDADPINLDAAPPVAIMMVGLQGAGKTTTTAKIAKRLTERMKRKVLMASLDVKRPAAQEQLAVLGRQIGVDTLPIIAGQTPVQIAARAEQAARLQGYDVVMLDTAGRTHIDEVLMQEMAEIKAATRPHEILLVADALTGQDAVNLAKSFDDRVGITGIVLTRVDGDGRGGAALSMRAVTGKPIKLLGAGEKMDALEDFHPSRIANRILGMGDIVSLVEKAAESIDAEKAQRIAERMRKGKFDLEDLSEQLAQVEKIGGLGGIMGMLPGIAKMKDQLASANLDDRIIKRQRAIISSMTRQERRNPDLLKASRKKRVAAGSGVKVEDVNKLLKQHRQMADMMKSMGGANKRGGAMGKMASMFGLPGGGMGAMPQPTPEQIAALQKQFGPMPGGPSASGPAPKPAVLPPPPPGLVSAAPKLPGLGGGAPGKLPGLGGGLLSGLNPFGKKK, from the coding sequence ATGTTTGAAGGGCTTTCGGAAAAGCTCTCTGGCATATTTGATACGCTGACCCGCCGCGGCGCCCTCTCCGAGGAGGACGTCAACGTCGCGCTGCGAGAGGTTCGCCGCGCTTTGCTTGAGGCGGACGTCGCGCTCGACGTCGTGCGCTCTTTCGTCGACACGGTGCGTTCGCGCGCAGTCGGCGCCAATGTCATCAAATCGGTGACCCCCGGCCAGATGGTCATCAAGATCGTCAATGACGTCTTGATCGAGACTCTCGGACACGACGCCGATCCGATCAATCTCGATGCGGCTCCGCCGGTCGCGATCATGATGGTCGGCCTGCAGGGCGCGGGCAAGACGACAACCACGGCGAAGATCGCCAAGCGCTTAACCGAGCGCATGAAGCGCAAGGTTTTGATGGCCTCGCTCGACGTCAAGCGGCCCGCCGCGCAGGAGCAACTCGCCGTGCTCGGCCGCCAGATCGGCGTCGATACATTGCCGATCATCGCCGGTCAGACCCCCGTGCAGATTGCGGCGAGAGCCGAACAGGCGGCGCGCTTGCAGGGCTATGACGTCGTCATGCTGGACACGGCCGGGCGCACCCATATCGATGAAGTCTTGATGCAGGAGATGGCGGAGATCAAGGCGGCGACGCGGCCGCACGAGATCCTGCTCGTCGCCGATGCGCTCACCGGGCAGGACGCCGTCAATCTCGCCAAAAGCTTCGATGATCGCGTCGGCATCACCGGCATCGTGCTGACCCGCGTCGATGGCGATGGACGCGGCGGCGCGGCGCTTTCCATGCGCGCCGTAACCGGCAAACCGATCAAGCTGCTCGGGGCCGGCGAGAAGATGGATGCGCTGGAGGATTTCCATCCCTCGCGCATCGCCAACCGCATTCTGGGCATGGGCGACATCGTCTCGCTCGTCGAGAAAGCGGCTGAATCGATTGACGCCGAGAAGGCGCAGCGCATCGCGGAGCGCATGCGCAAGGGCAAGTTCGATCTCGAGGATCTCTCCGAACAACTGGCGCAGGTCGAGAAGATCGGCGGCCTCGGCGGCATCATGGGCATGCTGCCCGGCATCGCCAAGATGAAAGATCAGCTCGCCTCCGCCAATTTGGACGATCGCATCATCAAACGTCAGCGCGCGATCATTTCGTCGATGACCCGCCAGGAGCGGCGCAACCCTGATCTGCTCAAGGCCTCGCGAAAAAAGCGCGTTGCGGCGGGCTCCGGCGTCAAGGTCGAAGACGTCAACAAGCTGCTCAAACAGCACCGTCAGATGGCCGACATGATGAAATCCATGGGCGGGGCCAACAAACGCGGCGGCGCCATGGGCAAGATGGCCTCGATGTTTGGGCTTCCGGGCGGCGGCATGGGCGCCATGCCGCAACCAACGCCCGAACAAATCGCCGCTTTGCAGAAGCAATTCGGGCCAATGCCGGGCGGACCGAGCGCTTCCGGCCCGGCCCCTAAGCCGGCGGTCCTTCCGCCGCCGCCGCCCGGCTTGGTCAGCGCCGCGCCGAAATTGCCGGGCCTTGGCGGCGGGGCGCCCGGAAAGCTTCCGGGACTCGGCGGCGGACTTTTGAGCGGGCTCAACCCGTTTGGAAAGAAGAAGTGA
- a CDS encoding TonB-dependent receptor produces the protein MRRLQSNRTSNGASRDPSRGGLGLPSASILGLLLGAAFWQSPAAAQGVSPDGSIVLPTLEVDAPAAPAAPPAPTTPTPALDQPAGETTYTQSSDSYRDKPALTVRDMLDQTPGVTFQGGNGPRDISISVRGSNDHQAFGIRNIQMLEDGFPLIQPDGRGRTDLIDPHAYRSIDAFQGPASTLYGNFAIGGALFLHTRNGADINGVELGSDFGSFGTINNYATIGFAGQNYDFMFFGSNVRGSTATAHTDYDTPTQNARIRVDVTPTDRLIFKFINNNTFTDQSVRLSLNQFNINPYQSGCAALQSAGCGSVSVFRNGAAGATVNISPEQAGLQRDDRRTLGGVRWEHDIDGSTLWTSQFSYDQLDIDQPNTAIAEEGKFDSFDIRSDVTHKGSILNMPLTTYIGGGFAFLDFGDHFHNLNPEGGNSLGPLSQTIYGHQANASLRFQEDLQFAQNWRFVTGLGGEYSNIGATETNFDPTQPGDVVSGIIPANRTFFNLAPEAALIYTPTSDWTLHTRLGTGYGTPQPQSLFVTSQGTFGNNTQLKTQTNIGIDLGAAWEHTPALHLQATGFYEFYRNEQVTESAGAGLQNFTFNAPASEHRGVELAASWHPLMETLPGARIQLSYLYDNQIYTNFTDTLSSPTASASFNRDGKTIPGVVPHFLDARVLYDQDHGPLQGVGGFAELVYRSSFNLDNANELQAPGYAIVNLGLHYDPPANLGLAHGMHIYFEVQNVSNTTYVGSASNITDTLGANGQVGNAATLAAHTGSIFAGNPRTFFGGVRVTF, from the coding sequence GTGCGTCGGTTACAATCAAACCGCACCAGCAATGGCGCATCGCGGGATCCGAGTCGGGGCGGCCTCGGCCTGCCGAGTGCGTCGATTCTCGGGCTTCTACTCGGCGCGGCCTTTTGGCAATCGCCTGCCGCCGCGCAAGGTGTTTCGCCCGATGGCTCCATCGTCCTGCCGACCCTTGAAGTCGACGCCCCGGCGGCGCCTGCCGCGCCCCCCGCGCCGACAACTCCAACGCCAGCCCTCGATCAGCCGGCAGGAGAGACTACCTATACGCAATCGAGCGACAGCTATCGCGACAAGCCCGCGCTCACCGTGCGCGACATGCTGGACCAGACGCCCGGCGTCACCTTCCAGGGCGGCAACGGACCGCGCGATATTTCGATATCGGTTCGCGGCTCCAACGATCACCAGGCCTTCGGAATCCGCAACATTCAGATGCTGGAGGACGGATTTCCGTTGATCCAGCCCGATGGCCGCGGCCGCACCGACCTGATCGACCCGCACGCCTATCGCAGCATTGACGCGTTCCAGGGTCCGGCCTCCACGCTATATGGCAATTTCGCGATCGGCGGAGCCCTGTTCCTGCACACGCGGAATGGGGCCGACATAAACGGCGTCGAGCTCGGCAGCGATTTCGGCAGCTTTGGCACGATCAACAATTACGCGACGATAGGTTTTGCGGGACAGAACTACGATTTCATGTTCTTCGGCAGCAATGTGCGCGGCTCCACCGCCACAGCGCACACCGATTACGACACGCCGACGCAGAACGCTCGCATTCGCGTCGACGTCACGCCAACCGACCGCCTGATATTCAAATTCATCAACAACAATACCTTCACCGACCAGTCGGTGCGTCTGTCGCTCAATCAGTTCAACATCAACCCCTATCAAAGCGGCTGCGCGGCGCTGCAGAGCGCGGGCTGCGGCAGCGTCTCCGTGTTCCGCAACGGCGCCGCCGGGGCCACAGTCAATATCAGCCCCGAGCAGGCAGGCCTGCAGCGCGACGACAGACGGACTTTGGGCGGCGTGCGTTGGGAGCACGACATCGACGGCAGCACGCTGTGGACCTCGCAATTCAGCTACGACCAACTCGATATCGATCAGCCGAACACGGCCATCGCGGAAGAAGGGAAGTTCGATTCATTCGATATCCGCTCGGACGTAACGCACAAGGGCTCGATCTTAAACATGCCCCTCACCACCTACATAGGCGGCGGCTTCGCTTTCCTCGATTTTGGCGATCATTTCCACAATCTGAACCCGGAAGGAGGAAACTCGCTGGGTCCGCTGTCCCAAACCATCTACGGCCATCAAGCGAATGCGAGTCTGCGCTTCCAAGAGGATTTGCAGTTCGCGCAGAATTGGCGGTTCGTGACCGGGCTCGGCGGCGAGTATTCGAACATCGGCGCGACGGAAACCAATTTCGACCCGACGCAACCGGGCGACGTGGTGAGCGGCATCATTCCGGCCAATCGCACCTTCTTCAATCTGGCGCCCGAGGCTGCGCTGATCTACACGCCGACCTCGGACTGGACGCTGCACACCCGGCTTGGCACTGGTTACGGCACGCCGCAACCGCAAAGTCTGTTCGTCACCTCTCAAGGCACATTCGGCAACAACACGCAGTTGAAGACGCAGACCAATATCGGCATCGATCTTGGCGCCGCATGGGAGCACACGCCGGCGCTGCATCTTCAGGCGACGGGTTTCTATGAATTCTACCGCAACGAGCAAGTGACGGAGAGCGCCGGCGCCGGACTGCAGAACTTCACGTTCAACGCTCCCGCGTCGGAGCATCGCGGCGTTGAGCTTGCGGCAAGCTGGCATCCTCTTATGGAGACCCTGCCGGGCGCGCGCATCCAATTGTCTTATCTCTACGACAATCAGATTTACACCAATTTCACCGATACGCTGTCGAGTCCAACTGCGTCCGCCAGCTTCAACCGGGATGGCAAGACCATCCCTGGGGTCGTGCCGCACTTCCTCGATGCGCGCGTGCTTTATGACCAGGATCATGGCCCCCTGCAGGGCGTTGGCGGTTTCGCCGAGCTGGTCTACCGCAGCTCCTTCAACCTCGACAACGCCAACGAGCTCCAGGCGCCAGGGTACGCCATCGTCAATCTCGGGCTGCATTACGACCCGCCTGCGAACCTTGGTCTGGCGCATGGCATGCACATCTATTTCGAAGTGCAGAATGTGTCCAACACAACCTATGTGGGATCGGCCTCCAACATCACCGATACGCTCGGCGCAAATGGACAGGTTGGCAATGCCGCCACCCTCGCGGCCCACACGGGCTCGATATTCGCGGGCAATCCGCGCACTTTCTTCGGAGGCGTCCGCGTCACATTCTGA
- a CDS encoding SDR family oxidoreductase — MLNNKHRRCAPRVRRAFLGGADGCDYGAPHIRTGGSIVLTTGIAGQRPPKGWVVPSSILGAMEALTRALAMELAPIRVNIISPGVVKTEMWDQLPEDAREALYRDVGAKLLVGRVGEASEIAETYLYLMRQNFSTGQVIVVDGGGLLV; from the coding sequence ATTCTCAACAACAAGCATCGCCGATGCGCGCCGCGCGTTCGACGTGCGTTTCTGGGGGGCGCTGACGGCTGCGATTATGGCGCGCCCCATATCCGGACGGGAGGTTCGATCGTACTGACGACCGGCATCGCCGGGCAACGGCCGCCCAAAGGCTGGGTGGTCCCTTCGAGCATCCTTGGCGCGATGGAGGCATTGACTCGCGCGCTAGCGATGGAGCTGGCTCCCATCCGCGTCAACATCATTTCGCCCGGCGTGGTGAAAACCGAAATGTGGGATCAGTTGCCGGAGGACGCCCGGGAGGCCTTGTACCGCGACGTGGGCGCCAAATTGCTTGTTGGCCGCGTCGGAGAGGCCTCGGAGATCGCGGAGACCTATCTTTACCTGATGCGGCAGAACTTCAGCACCGGCCAGGTTATCGTCGTCGATGGAGGCGGGCTGCTGGTCTGA